The Gossypium hirsutum isolate 1008001.06 chromosome A13, Gossypium_hirsutum_v2.1, whole genome shotgun sequence nucleotide sequence CTGGTTGTCAAGAAGATTTTACCAATCCACCACCACATTATAATCAAATGGTTTTTTATTGCACTAAAAAAATGGTTTTCAAAGGTGCAAAATTATTGATTAAAAACCAACTTGAATTTGAATTCATTCAAATTCGAAAATAACTTGAAATATCCAAATTTATAATGACTTAATTTGAAAATTGCTCCAAACGATTATATTCAAGTTGAAATgactcaaaaattttaaaattcaaatagaCACAGTCCAGATTGACTTAATAAATCATTCAACTAGGGGGactatttaaaatatcaaagtCATAAATTATAGATATAGTAGAGggattatgtatataaattaataattcaaattacACAAAAGGTTGAAACCCTTCCCCTAGAGGTGTTTATAAGTTGAGCTGAACTATAATacaatttaaaagattaaaatcatAAATGAGATATAGTAGAGAGgctatgtatataaattaataattcgaagtatataaaaagttaaaactttTTGTCTAAGAAGTATTTATGAGTTGAATTGGATTgagatttaattctaaaaaatctaaACTAAAGCTGAGCTAATTCAAACATGTCTAAATGATTTGTTTCactataaaagataataaaaatatttttatttaaatttaattataaatataaatattaatataagctatttctatcttttccattatttttaaacaataaaatcgACGGATGAAACCAATTCGGTTTGAGAAATATAAGGCTAAGGTCCACCAGTTGGGCTGACCGGGCGGGTAGCCATGAACCCCTCAACCCTTGCCCTTATATATCGGATTATAAGCTGTTGTAAACGCACCGCAAAACCCCAAAACCTTCACCGCCATTCGGTTTTCATTTAACAAACAGTAACGCAAACCAGCTTTCCCTCTTTGGGTTCTTGACAAGGAAAAACGTTGTGGTTTTCTCCCTCCTCACATTGCCCGTCAATTGCTACTCTCCGGCGACTAGCAAAACATGTCTGGGAGCACAGGAGTTGGCAATGTCCCTCGCCAGCAGCAGACCTCGGGAGGGAGGCGAGGGGGAGGTCGTGGGAGGAAGGGAGGTCGTAGGTCACGTGAAGTGTTTAGGGCTTCTGAATCCCAGCACCCTCAGAAGAAGGACGCCAGCGACGATCAGCAAGACCTGAAATCACCTCCTCCCGCTTGTACGGACTTCGACGTGGCCTACTTTGAGGCTTACGCCCACATTGGTATCCACGAAGAAATGATCAaggtctttttctttctttcttgttcTTTCTCTTCTACGTAATTGTTCTTAACTGAGTTCATTTTGTTTTTGGTATTAATGCCTCTTGATGGATTGTGTGGAATTTCTTCCACTTCTAGCTTTATGAGTTTAGTCTTTTGGAAGCATTTTAGTGCTTGCATTTACTAGGGGAAATGGGTTATTGCCAAGATCGTGTCTTGGAATGAGAGCTTAACATTGGGAATTTAAATTTGAGTTGTTTTAGCAATGTCCTCACGTTCTTTGTTTACAAAAAATGTTGCTTTTTACTATTTATGAACTATCTATGAATTTTTTGCTACCTCGTTTAAGCAAGGTTGAATCTTGCATTTGTAATCAAAAGTTTTAGCACTTCTTTACTTGTGCTCGTTCCAATGGCGAGTTCTTTAAATTATAGTTCGATGTTTAaagaatttttctttttaaaaaaataatgatgataatagaaATTCATGATAATCCACTGATCATACCTTATCTCTAAAAGCATACAGGATCATGTTCGAACTGAAGCTTACCGGGATGCAGTCATGCAACACCAGAGTTTTATTCAGGGGAAGGTAATGCCATTTTGTCCTTGTTATAAAACTATATGTAATCTCTCTTCTTTCTTGAAACCAAATGATACCTGGTTTTACCATATTTggtttgattttgtgtaagattCCTGTTTCACCTAATCACAACATTATGCTGTACTGATATTATAATCTCATCTCTGGGTGACATGCATTTATGTCTAATAGAAACATAGATACAAAGCATGCGGCTCTCAAACAGCCAAGTTGGTTTAAGGGTTCTCTCCAAATAATATTTAGCTGGTTTATTCCTCTTCCTCATTatttattttgactatttttataggTTGTAGTTGATGTTGGATGTGGCACAGGCATTCTTTCGATATTTTGTGCTCAAGCTGGTGCAAAACGGGTATATGTTTTGAAGTTCTTATCGCATGATTGACATATTTATAGCAGAGTTATGCTTTTGAGAGTTGATTCAATCTCAATTTTTTGCACATCATGTGTACTGTTTTGAACTAATTACTGAATATCGCATTATTTAGTAAGTGCAGAGGATTGCTAGAAGTTATGTTGAACTTTCTATTTTTGGTTTCCTCtaggtttttctttctttcgttgTGAACTTTATAACTTTACCATAAAGAAGACAAGGAGGCTTCAATTCAACTATTGACCAAGAGCAAATGTAGATAGAACTGCAATTTTGTtctttagtatatatattttttggaattCTCTTGCTATCTCAAAGTTATATTCTTGTAATGTTTATGGATTCAACTAAATACAACTGTCTAATATCTTAAGCAATTTTGTATTTTCAGGTTTATGCAGTGGATGCCAGTGCTATTGCAGTGCAGGTACTTTGTTGCATTAACGCTTAACTACGTGTAGCTGAGGCATTTTTACCTTCTCTTTTGAGAGTGCTAATTTAGCTCATTTTCCTTCTCTCGTTgccattttcattttcttactGTGTTAATTGCTACAATGAGATTATGATACCTGGTTAACACTGCTATTAGAATCTGTATGCTATTAGAATCTATCAACATTGTggaattatatatattctttactTCTCTAGACCTTTCTTTGGCTGCCTTGTTTAAAATGGAACTGACCGTTTGGTTTGTATTCAACTTTGCTATTTGCAAGCAGGCCAAAGAAGTGGTGAAAGCAAATAATTTAGCTGAAACGGTCATTGTATTGCACGGGCGAGTTGAGGTAGGCTTTTCCTCTGAAGCTTGTAGATATCTATGCTCCTTAAATGGTTGCAAGAATATTAGAAAAAAGAATAAGCACCTATATATATTAgcattttttatttcttctcaGACTTATTGACGTGTATTTCCTTAAATGGTTGGGAATGGAGGAGTTGAATTTAACTTCGGACTTTGTTGGAGGGATAAGCCAACTTAGGGTTAgattttctttcttcaacttttttaAAGTCATTGAGAATAACTTCTTTATCTTTAAAGCCACAAGTCCGCACAATCGGTTTCAACATCGTGGAATTAGAGATGATTCTTCTGCATTTACTGTTGAGGTCAACAGAACACTAGCTGCACTGGAAAATCAAGGTGGAATTCTTGTTTTGCTGTGTGCAAAATGGATGGAGACCTTTGTCGGTGCTTTACATTTTGCAAACCATTTTAGGGCTTTGCATTGGTGCTGGTGTTTAAATCTCATTATAGATGAGAAAAATTGTGACAACACCTTCTAGATGCTCTCATTAGTAGAAGACTGCAATTGTGGTAGCCTTTGTGGATATATTTGGTTAAATAGTCGCATCTTTCTCATACTTGATATGAGCACCATTATAGTTATGGGGATCATAGGATAATAATTGGTGAAAGCTTGTACCTATTGGTCATTGGCCATTGTAATGTTTGCTGGGTTGCCAGCTTTCACATTGGCTTGGTTTCAACACCCGGGTGTATCAATTCATAGATTAATTATCGAACAATGAGTGGATATTACTGCTATTTGTATCTTTGTTTGGAGGAGACACAAAATTAGCAGCTATTGTAGGCTAAATTTATGTAGGTCATTCAAGATAACGAAGACTCAATTTTCGTTTCTACATTTATGTTTACAATCTAGATCTGCTAATAAACTTCTAGATGGTAGGGTCGGAGAGGGGGGTGGACAGCTATGTGCTTCACACTGTTCTGAGAAATGTGTTACTTTCTCTTGAACTGATTTATTTCCTTTCGAATGTCTGACAGTTTATACTAGTTATAATTTCTACAGGATGTTGAAATTGATGAACAGGTTGATGTAATAATTTCAGAGTGGATGGGCTACACGCTGCTCTATGAGGTGATTGTTAAAACCTTGCATCATATgctaagtttatttttaaaagatttcaATGAACTCTTACATGTTCAGAGATTAGAGCATTATCTTTTATTCATTCAATTGACTCTTTGTCCTATtctttttacatttattttactTGCATATGTGATCACCCTCATTACAATTTTCCAGAGCATGCTGGGAAGTGTTATTACTGCTAGAGATCGATGGCTAAAACATGGAGGCCTTATTCTTCCTTGCACTGCAACGGTCTGTGTCCCTTCTTTTTTATGCCAGCTATTGTAACCTTGTTTTGCTACTTGCTGACCATGACAGTGTAATTGAGCTGCTTTGTTCTTTTTCCTCTCTGTTTAATGGTTTGCGACTCGTATGAAGTTTTATTGTGTTGCAGAATATGTTTCTCATGatgaaaataaacttatttattgTTTTCACTCTTTACTGCCTGCAGTTATACCTGGCACCCATCACACATCCTGACAGATACAATGACAGCATTGATTTTTGGCGCAATGTCTATGGAATTGATAGTGAGTATGATGCTAAGTtagatttgtattttttttcatgcatatatatgtgaaattaaatttctaCAAACCTGCTTAGAAATTTCAGCTCTCATGTCTTTTGCTTGTAGCTTGTTTCTTTGTTGATTGTGTGTGAAATAGGAAATTATAATGTTGATTTCTCTTGCAGTGTCTGCAATGCTGCCGGTAGCAAAACAGTGTGCGTTTGAAGAGCCATGTGTGGAGACAATAACGGGGGAAAATGTTTTGACATGGCCACATGTGGTTAGTCTTCTAGCTTTCTTGCTTTTCCCCTCTGGTTTTCCCTATTGATTTCTGAAATCAGAAAGGCCACCGTTAGTTTTATTGTATCCTTTACGTCTTCTTTACCTAAGACATCACATTCCCCTTAGATCCCCAAGGCATGAGTTGGAAGTGCACCACTGGTGTCTATGTGGCAACCTAATAGATTCttcataaattgaaaatttgatgtaACAATTTCTCATTAATGCCATGTGGCTGTTGCTTGAGACATTCTCTTTGCCAACAGCGTTTGTCCATGTTATATGACCAAATTGTGAGCTCTAAAGCAAttttcattttaacatatttctaAAAATTGCTCATCAAATGGCATTGAAATATATTACGATAAACAGGTTAAGCATG carries:
- the LOC107894067 gene encoding probable protein arginine N-methyltransferase 6 → MSGSTGVGNVPRQQQTSGGRRGGGRGRKGGRRSREVFRASESQHPQKKDASDDQQDLKSPPPACTDFDVAYFEAYAHIGIHEEMIKDHVRTEAYRDAVMQHQSFIQGKVVVDVGCGTGILSIFCAQAGAKRVYAVDASAIAVQAKEVVKANNLAETVIVLHGRVEDVEIDEQVDVIISEWMGYTLLYESMLGSVITARDRWLKHGGLILPCTATLYLAPITHPDRYNDSIDFWRNVYGIDMSAMLPVAKQCAFEEPCVETITGENVLTWPHVVKHVDCYTIQLNELESISTRYKFQSMMRAPLHGFAFWFDVEFSGPANSSIITPSLSPLIGISDDDPVDDIPTKKRTDLNEPLVLSTAPEDPPTHWQQTLIYLYDPIEVEQDQIIEGSVTLSQSKENRRFMNIHLQYSSGGRSFVKESVFR